In the genome of Elusimicrobiota bacterium, the window TTGTGGGCTTGGGGATTTCCACGGCGACTTCGGAGGGAGAATTGGGTGACTGGTTTGCGTCTTCCTGGGATTTCACCAAACAAGTCACGCCGTTGCTCCTGGTGGGTGTTTTGGTGGCCGGGTTTTTGTTAGGGAGGCCGGGGCATGAGGGGTTCATCCCCTCATCGTTGGTGAGTTCGTTGGTGGGGGGGAACGGTTTTTTTGCCAATCTCTTTTCGTCCGTGGTGGCGGCGTTTATGTATTTTGCGACGTTGACCGAAGTCCCCATCTTGCAGGGGCTCATGGGCAGTGGCATGGGGAAAGGGCCTGCGCTAACGCTTCTCTTAGCGGGGCCGGCCCTTTCCCTCCCAAGCATGTTGGTCTTGCGGCAAATCGTGGGGACGAAAAAGACGATGGTCTATATCTCCATCGTTGTTGTGTTGGCGACGTTCACAGGCTGGGTTTATGGATTTCTGTCTTAGGAGGTTCGACCGATGAAAAAAATTCAAATCTTGGGCACCGGTTGCCCGAAATGTAAGAAGTTGACGGAAGCGGCGGATCAAGCTGCCCACGCGCTGGGGATTGAATACGTCCTGGAAAAAGTGACTGATCTTAATCAGATCATGAACTTCGGGGTGATGGCCACGCCGGCCCTGGCGGTGGACGGTGTGGTAAAGGTGTCGGGCCGAGTGCCGGGAATGGAAGAACTTAAATCCATCTTGGGTGTCTAGCCCGGGTTCCCTCACAAAGAGATTGTCCCTAGCCGCGTTCTACCCACTCTTTGATCTTGGCATCGATTTGGTTTCTGACCTCTCGGGTTTTTGTTATTTTTTCTTCCATGGATCCTGTAAAACTCGAAGGATCGGGGAAACCCCAGTGAATTTTTTTTGCATTCCCTGGGAATAGGGGACAGCGCTCTGATTGGGATTCATCACAAACGGTCACCACGAAATCGTAAGGTTTCCCTTGCTTGTAAAACTTAAAGACGCTCTTGGTCCTGTTTCGGGAAATATCAAACCCGACCTCTTTCATCACGTCAACCACCACCGGATTGAGTTTTCCCGGTTCGAGTCCCGCGCTTTCCACCGCATATCGGTCACCGCCGTATTTCTTCAAAAAGGCTTCTGCCATCTGGCTTCGAGCCGAATTGTGAATGCAAACGAATAGAACTTTGATTTTATCCATTGAAATACCTCCTCTTAAAAAACAAAGACACATGGACTAACCCCAAGACCACTGGCACCTCGACCAATGGACCGACAACCGTCGCCAGTGCTACCCCGGAATTTATTCCAAAAACCGATACCGCTACAGCAATGGCAAGTTCAAAGTTGTTGCTGGCCGCCGTAAACGAAAGAGTCGCCGTTTTTTCGTATCCGGCCCCCATTTTCTTGCCCATGAGAAAGGAAACTAGGAACATCAACACAAAATAGATTATGAGAGGCAGAGCGATCCTTACCACATCCATTGGAAGACGAACGATGAAATCTCCCTTTAACGAAAACATGACGAATATGGTGAAC includes:
- a CDS encoding TM0996/MTH895 family glutaredoxin-like protein, which translates into the protein MKKIQILGTGCPKCKKLTEAADQAAHALGIEYVLEKVTDLNQIMNFGVMATPALAVDGVVKVSGRVPGMEELKSILGV
- a CDS encoding arsenate reductase ArsC, which produces MDKIKVLFVCIHNSARSQMAEAFLKKYGGDRYAVESAGLEPGKLNPVVVDVMKEVGFDISRNRTKSVFKFYKQGKPYDFVVTVCDESQSERCPLFPGNAKKIHWGFPDPSSFTGSMEEKITKTREVRNQIDAKIKEWVERG